The Diceros bicornis minor isolate mBicDic1 chromosome 28, mDicBic1.mat.cur, whole genome shotgun sequence genomic sequence CTGATCCCACATGTGTGCATGCTTCCAGGGCTGTTAGCTGAATTGGCATTTGCTCCTTATTTGACAGGTTTTTAGtctgtgtgctcatcatcagagaCATCACAAGCTTCAAAAGGTCCAAGCTTCGCCAAACATGCCTCTCTTTTCATCACATCCTCTGTGCTCCAACTTCGACTTAAGCTTTTCTGAGTCTTAacactttctttccttatttttcccaTAGGATCATGGATTTTCCTGGACACTTTGAGCAGATCTTCCAGCAACTGAACTACCAGAGACTTCATGGCCAGCTCTGTGATTGTGTCATTGTAGTGGGGAATAGGCATTTTAAAGCCCATCGCTCCGTACTGGCAGCATGCAGCACGCATTTCCGAGCCCTGTTCTCAGTGGCAGAGGGAGATCAGACCATGAACATGATCCAGCTGGATAGTGAGGTAGTGACAGCAGAGGCCTTTGCTGCACTGATTGACATGATGTATACCTCCACCCTCATGCTGGGGGAGAGCAATGTTATGGATGTCTTATTGGCAGCCTCTCACCTGCATTTGAACTCTGTTGTTAAGGCATGTAAACATTACTTAACGACAAGGACGCTGCCCATGTCTCCCCCCAGTGAGCGTGTTCAGGAGCAGAGTGCCCGCATGCAGCGCTCCTTTATGCTGCAGCAGCTGGGACTAAGCATCGTGAGCTCAGCCCTCAATTCCAGCCAGAGCGGTGAGGAGCAGCCAGCCCCCATGAGCTCATCAATGCGCGGGAACCTGGACCAGCGGACGCCCTTCCCCATGAGACGCCTTCATAAGCGCAAGCAGTCTGCAGAGGAGCGGGCCAGACAGCGCCTCCGACCTGCCATGGATGAGTCTGCCATTGCTGATGTTACGCCAGAGAACGGGCCATCAGGGGTTCATTCTCGGGAGGAGTTCTTTTCACCAGATTCTCTGAAAATTGTGGATAACCCTAAGGCCGATGGAATGACCGACAACCAGGAAGACAGTGCCATCATGTTTGACCAGTCTTTTGGTGCTCAAGAAGATGCCCAGGTGCCCAGCCAGTCTGACAACAGTGCCAGCAACATGGCACAGTTGTCCATGGCCTCTCGCGCAACTCAGGTTGAGACTAGTTTTGAGCAGGAGGCCGCAACTGAGAAAAGTGGTTTTCAGTGTGAAAATCCTGAGGTTGGCCTCGGTGAGAAGGAGCACATGAGAGTGGTGGTTAAATCTGAGCCCCTGAGCTCTCCTGAGCCTCAGGATGAAGTGAGCGATGTGACCTCACAAGCAGAAGGCAGCGAATCTGTGGAAGTGGAAGGAGTTGTGGTCAGTGCCGAGAAGATAGATCTCAGCCCTGAAAGCAGTGATCGGAGTTTTTCAGATCCCCAGTCTAGCACTGACAGGGTAGGTGACATCCATATTTTGGAAGTCACAAATAATCTAGAACATAAGTCCACTTTTAGCATTTCAAATTTTCTTAACAAGAGCAGAGGAAGTAACTTTAATGCAAATCAGAACAATGATGATAATATCCCAAACACCACTAGTGACTGCCGGCTAGAGGGGGAGGCCCCTTATTTGTTGAGTCCAGAGGCTGGGCCTGCAGGCGGGCCCTCCTCGGCCCCTGGCTCTCACGTGGAGAACCCATTTAGTGAGCCTGCAGACTCCCACTTTGTTAGGCCGATGCAGGAAGTGATGGGCCTGCCATGTGTGCAGACTTCAGGCTACCAAGGAGGAGAACAGTTTGGGATGGATTTTTCCAGGTCTGGTTTGGGCCTCCACTCCTCCTTCTCCAGGGTAATGATGGGCTCCCCAAGAGGAGGAGGCAGTAACTTTCCATACTACCGCCGCATAGCTCCCAAAATGCCCGTTGTAACTTCCGTCAGGAGCTCACAGATCCCAGAAAACCCTGCCAGCTCCCAGCTAATGATGAATGGGGCCACGTCTTCATTTGAAAATGGCCATccttcccagcctggccctccGCAGTTGACCAGGGCATCTGCTGACGTCCTGTCAAAGTGTAAGAAGGCCTTGTCAGAGCACAACGTCTTGGTTGTGGAGGGAGCTCGCAAGTACGCCTGCAAAATCTGCTGCAAGACTTTCCTGACCTTGACGGATTGTAAGAAACACATCCGTGTTCACAC encodes the following:
- the ZBTB5 gene encoding zinc finger and BTB domain-containing protein 5 — protein: MDFPGHFEQIFQQLNYQRLHGQLCDCVIVVGNRHFKAHRSVLAACSTHFRALFSVAEGDQTMNMIQLDSEVVTAEAFAALIDMMYTSTLMLGESNVMDVLLAASHLHLNSVVKACKHYLTTRTLPMSPPSERVQEQSARMQRSFMLQQLGLSIVSSALNSSQSGEEQPAPMSSSMRGNLDQRTPFPMRRLHKRKQSAEERARQRLRPAMDESAIADVTPENGPSGVHSREEFFSPDSLKIVDNPKADGMTDNQEDSAIMFDQSFGAQEDAQVPSQSDNSASNMAQLSMASRATQVETSFEQEAATEKSGFQCENPEVGLGEKEHMRVVVKSEPLSSPEPQDEVSDVTSQAEGSESVEVEGVVVSAEKIDLSPESSDRSFSDPQSSTDRVGDIHILEVTNNLEHKSTFSISNFLNKSRGSNFNANQNNDDNIPNTTSDCRLEGEAPYLLSPEAGPAGGPSSAPGSHVENPFSEPADSHFVRPMQEVMGLPCVQTSGYQGGEQFGMDFSRSGLGLHSSFSRVMMGSPRGGGSNFPYYRRIAPKMPVVTSVRSSQIPENPASSQLMMNGATSSFENGHPSQPGPPQLTRASADVLSKCKKALSEHNVLVVEGARKYACKICCKTFLTLTDCKKHIRVHTGEKPYACLKCGKRFSQSSHLYKHSKTTCLRWQSSNLPSTLL